A single Dreissena polymorpha isolate Duluth1 chromosome 14, UMN_Dpol_1.0, whole genome shotgun sequence DNA region contains:
- the LOC127857458 gene encoding uncharacterized protein LOC127857458: MSVLGEIKSILGAYSVEGFVVDFEAGSWGAIRHVFPGVEIKGCVFHWAKSVWRHVQAVGLGPAYMERKDLWDYVRKLLVLPFVPSSQIEPLFRNLAQRANTEPLRKLINYIDSTWIQSLTFPIQSWCIYGLHIRTNNDVEGFHTRLNGVSGGRSLTFYKLVPALRKQALEAELDIDQLVDNGVGRRQRNRYRESDRKIFDA; this comes from the coding sequence ATGTCGGTACTGGGTGAGATCAAATCAATTCTGGGGGCCTATTCAGTGGAAGGCTTTGTGGTCGACTTCGAGGCAGGATCCTGGGGAGCGATTAGACATGTTTTTCCAGGCGTAGAAATTAAAGGGTGCGTGTTCCACTGGGCAAAGTCTGTGTGGCGCCATGTACAGGCAGTAGGGCTTGGTCCAGCCTATATGGAGCGCAAGGACCTGTGGGATTATGTCCGCAAGTTACTTGTGCTTCCATTTGTGCCGTCTAGTCAGATCGAACCTCTGTTCAGGAACCTCGCGCAGCGTGCCAACACAGAACCTCTGAGGAAACTGATCAATTACATTGACTCAACCTGGATTCAGTCTTTGACCTTCCCAATACAGAGTTGGTGTATTTACGGGTTACACATCAGGACCAACAACGATGTGGAAGGATTTCACACACGTTTGAATGGCGTTTCTGGTGGTAGATCACTGACATTCTACAAACTTGTTCCTGCACTCAGAAAACAAGCACTGGAGGCTGAGTTGGACATTGACCAGCTGGTTGATAATggtgttggcagacgacaaagAAACCGGTATAGGGAATCTGACCGAAAGATTTTTGATGCCTAG